One stretch of Paramormyrops kingsleyae isolate MSU_618 chromosome 4, PKINGS_0.4, whole genome shotgun sequence DNA includes these proteins:
- the LOC111846294 gene encoding uncharacterized protein isoform X1: MCVSDHVRVCESHGLISDILQAQTSLPDLLLRSLEELTEDDLNKIKFHLIHPAYEKYQPIPRGQLENLNRSDIADMMIRSYGEDGALNVMLGILKKMNQNDLVQRLGNILQKYTIMSERPKPSGAQGRKRRRGEEEKREKDRDTIMSERPKPSGAQGRKRRRGEEEKREKDRDTIMSERPKPSGAQGRKRRREEEEKQEKDRGELMLQYQQEIKCNLKQKYECVFEGKAKEGQPTLLSEIYTELYITEGGTGGVNDEHEVRQIETASRKRRTEDTTVKCNDIFKPLCGRKTPIRTVLTKGVAGIGKTVSVQKFILDWAEGKANQDIHFIFALPFRNLNLIKDEYSLTELLHRFVTELKSLESTELFKYKVLFIFDGLDECRLPLDFQNCEGWCDVKKKMSLDVLLINLIKGDLLPSALLWITSRPAATNQIPPDCIHRVTEIRGFSDAQKEEYFRRRFSDQSLASRIITHVKSSRSLFIMCHIPVFCWISATVLERLFSETDRAEIPRTLTQMYTHFLIFQTSLKKDKYMKNYETKLKEYSKEFLLKLGKLAFVNLEKGNLIFYEQDLTENDIDVSEASVHSGVCTEVFKEEYGLYQDKVYCFVHLSIQEYLAALYVFLSNSSADLLETAVDQALKSKNGHLDLYLRFLLGLSTDSSKTLLQRLLGETRICSHAIKEMDQYIHPSNVCPPMSSGPLGSEAFPQTSMLMAGNNPGWGANLSQPQYIHPSNVCTSVSYSGPLGSEAFPQSSVPMAGNNPGWGASPSQPQYIHPSNVCRPVSSGPLGSVAFPQSSVPIAGNNPGWGANPSQPQYIHPSNVCPPMSSGPLGSEAFPQSSVPMAGTDSGCDSDSEWGSDSELDATPSLAEYIKDKIEDNLSPERTINLFHCLIELGDNSLVEEVQRYLNSGNLSAEDLSPAQYSALAFVMLMSDEELDVFDLKKYIRSDNEHCRLLPVVKNSRTALLNSCDLSDENCEVLASALRSNSSPLRKLDLSDNDLQDSGVKLLSAALRDSHCKLEILRLAGCSVKEGGCSSLDSALRSNPSPLRELDLSNNDLQDSGVKLLSAGLGDSHCKLEILRSVLLGIPHCKLEILRLSGCRVTEEGCSSLASALRSNPSHLRELDLSYNHPGDSGVKLLSAVLEDPSCKLEKLNVDHSGECRTRPGLQKYSCQLTLDPNTAHRSLSLSEGNRKVTMGAEWQPYPDHPERFEDCAQVLCRESLTGRCYWEAEWDGGAAHIGVTYKGIGRKGEDDCQLGFNDKSWCLYCDSVSYSVLHNHKWTVIPIKPSGSHRVGVYLDWGAGALSFYRVSSDGLTPLYRFTSSFTELLCPGFWVLFSSVSL, encoded by the exons atgtgtgtgagtgaccatGTACGGGTTTGTGAGTCTCATGGACTCATCTCCGACATTCTGCAGGCCCAGACCTCGCTCCCCGACCTCTTGCTCCGTTCTCTGGAGGAGCTCACTGAAGATGACctgaataaaattaaatttcaccTGATTCACCCGGCATATGaaaagtatcagcccattcccAGGGGTCAGCTGGAGAATTTGAACAGAAGCGACATCGCCGACATGATGATACGTTCCTATGGTGAAGACGGTGCTCTCAATGTCATGCTTGGTATCCTGAAGAAGATGAACCAGAATGACCTTGTTCAGAGACTGGGTAACATCCTGCAGAAGT ACACTATCATGTCAGAAAGACCAAAGCCCTCCGGTGCCCagggaagaaaaagaagaagaggagaggaggaaaAACGGGAAAAAGACAGAG ACACTATCATGTCAGAAAGACCAAAGCCCTCCGGTGCCCagggaagaaaaagaagaagaggagaggaggaaaAACGGGAAAAAGACAGAG ACACTATCATGTCAGAAAGACCAAAGCCCTCCGGTGCCCagggaagaaaaagaagaagagaagaggaggaaaaacaggaaaaagacaGAG GGGAGCTCATGCTGCAATATCAGCAGGAAATCAAATGTAACCTGAAGCAGAAAtatgagtgtgtatttgaagggaaagctaaggaaggacagccaacacttctcagtgagatttacacagaactctacataactgaaggtgggactggaggagtcaatgatgaacatgaagtgagacagattgaaacagcatccaggaaaaggcgaacagaagatactacagtcaagtgcaatgatatatttaaacccttatgtgggcgtaagacacctatcagaactgtactcactaaaggggtggcaggtatcgggaaaacagtctctgtgcagaaatttattctcgactgggcggaaggaaaagcaaaccaggacattcacttcatatttgctcttcctttccggaacctgaatttgattaaggatgaatacagtctgactGAACTGCTTCACCGCTTTGTAACAGAACTGAAATcacttgaatccactgagctgtttaagtacaaagtcttgttcatctttgatggttTGGATGAatgtcgccttcctctagattttcagaactGTGAGGGCTGGTGTgatgtaaaaaagaaaatgtcactggatgtgctgttgattaacctcattaagggggatctgcttccatccgctctcctctggataacctcccggccagcagcaaccaatcagatacCCCCTGACTGCATCCACcgggtgacagagatacgagggttcagtgatgcccagaaggaggagtatttcaggaggagattcagtgatcagagcctggccagcaggattatcacacatgtgaaatcatcaaggagcctcttcatcatgtgtcacatacctgtgttctgctggatttcagccactgtccttgagaggctttttagtgagactgacagggcagaaattccaaggactctgactcaaatgtacacacacttcctgatctttcagacaagtttaaaaaaagacaagtatatgaaaaactatgaaaccaagcttaaggaatacagcaaggaattccttttgaaacttggtaaactggcttttgtcaaccttgagaaagggaatctcatattttatgagcaagatctgacagagaatgaCATTGATGTCAGTGAAGCTTCAGTTCACTCTGGAGTGTgtacagaagtctttaaagaggaatatgggttgtatcaggataaggtgtactgctttgtgcatctgagcatccaggagtatcttgctgctttatatgtgtttctgtcaaactcatcagctgacctactggagactgcagtggatcaggcattaaagagcaagaatggacacttggacctctacctccgcttcctcctgggcctctcaacTGACTCCAGTAAGACACTGTTACAAAGGCTACTGGGAGAGACAAGAATCTGCTCACATGCCATTAAGGAAATGGACCAATACATCCATCCGTCCAATGTCTGTCCCCCCATGTCCTCAGGGCCCCTGGGGTCTGAAGCTTTTCCCCAAACCTCCATGctcatggcagggaataacccaggatggggtgccaatctATCACAGCCtcaatacatccatccatccaatgtCTGTACCTCTGTGTCCTATTCAGGGCCCCTGGGGTCTGAAGCTTTTCCCCAAAGCTCCGTGcccatggcagggaataacccaggatggggtgccagtccatcacagcctcaatacatccatccatccaatgtCTGTCGCCCTGTGTCCTCAGGGCCCCTGGGGTCTGTAGCTTTTCCCCAAAGCTCCGTGCCCatagcagggaataacccaggatggggtgccaatccatcacagccTCAATACATCCATCCCTCCAATGTCTGTCCCCCCATGTCCTCAGGGCCACTAGGGTCTGAAGCTTTTCCCCAAAGCTCCGTGCCCATGGCAGGGACAGACTCTGGATGTGATTCTGACTCAGAGTGGGGTTCCGACTCAGAATTGGATGCCACCCCATCACTGGCCGAATACATCAAGGACAAAATAGAGGAtaatttatctccagaaaggaccatcaacctgttccactgtctgattgagttgggtgacaattctctagtagaggaagtacaaagatacctgaattcaggaaacctttcagcagaagacctctcacctgcacagtactcagctctggcctttgtgatgctgatgtcagatgaggagctggatgtgtttgatctgaagaaatacatcagatCAGATAATGAGCACTgcaggctgctgcctgtggtcaagaaCTCCAGGACGGCTCT gctgaacagctgtGATCTCAGCGATGAAAACTGTGAAGTGTTGGCTTCAGCATTAAGATCAAACTCTTCACCCCTGAGaaagctggacctgagtgacaatgaccttcaggattcaggagtgaagctgctctctgctgcattgagggattcacactgtaaactggagatactgag GCTGGCAGGATGTAGTGTCAAAGAAggaggctgttcttccctggattcagctctgaggtcaaacccctcacccctgagagagctggacctgagcaacaatgacctgcaggattcaggagtgaagctgctctctgctggactgggggattcacactgtaaactggagatactgaggtcagtattactgggtattccacactgtaaactggagatactgag gctgtcaggctgtagagtcacagaagaaggctgttcttccctggcttcagctctgaggtcaaacccctcacacctgagagagctggacctgagctacaatcacccaggagactcaggagtgaagctgctctctgctgtactggaggatcccagctgtaaactggagaagctgaa tgtggaccacagtggagagtgcaggaccagaccaggtttacagaaat actcctgccagctgacgctggaccccaacacagcacacagaagcctgtctctgtcagaggggaacaggaaggtgacaatgggggcagagtggcagccatatcctgatcatccagagaggtTTGAGGACTGcgcccaagttctgtgcagagagagtctgactggccgctgttactgggaggctgagtgggatggaGGTGCAGCCCatataggagtgacttataaagggatCGGGAGGAAAGGAGAGGATGACTGTCAGCTTGGattcaatgacaagtcatggtgTCTGTACTGTGATTCGGTCAGTTACTCTGTCCTTCACAATCATAAATGgactgtcatacccataaagccctcaggctcccacagagtaggagtgtatctggactggggggctggtgctctgtccttctacagagtctcctctgatggactgacccccctgtacagattcacctcctcattcactgagctcctctgTCCAGGGTTTTGGGTTCTTTTCtcctcagtgtcactgtga
- the LOC111846294 gene encoding uncharacterized protein isoform X3: MAHCSNEEAQTSLPDLLLRSLEELTEDDLNKIKFHLIHPAYEKYQPIPRGQLENLNRSDIADMMIRSYGEDGALNVMLGILKKMNQNDLVQRLGNILQKYTIMSERPKPSGAQGRKRRRGEEEKREKDRDTIMSERPKPSGAQGRKRRRGEEEKREKDRDTIMSERPKPSGAQGRKRRREEEEKQEKDRGELMLQYQQEIKCNLKQKYECVFEGKAKEGQPTLLSEIYTELYITEGGTGGVNDEHEVRQIETASRKRRTEDTTVKCNDIFKPLCGRKTPIRTVLTKGVAGIGKTVSVQKFILDWAEGKANQDIHFIFALPFRNLNLIKDEYSLTELLHRFVTELKSLESTELFKYKVLFIFDGLDECRLPLDFQNCEGWCDVKKKMSLDVLLINLIKGDLLPSALLWITSRPAATNQIPPDCIHRVTEIRGFSDAQKEEYFRRRFSDQSLASRIITHVKSSRSLFIMCHIPVFCWISATVLERLFSETDRAEIPRTLTQMYTHFLIFQTSLKKDKYMKNYETKLKEYSKEFLLKLGKLAFVNLEKGNLIFYEQDLTENDIDVSEASVHSGVCTEVFKEEYGLYQDKVYCFVHLSIQEYLAALYVFLSNSSADLLETAVDQALKSKNGHLDLYLRFLLGLSTDSSKTLLQRLLGETRICSHAIKEMDQYIHPSNVCPPMSSGPLGSEAFPQTSMLMAGNNPGWGANLSQPQYIHPSNVCTSVSYSGPLGSEAFPQSSVPMAGNNPGWGASPSQPQYIHPSNVCRPVSSGPLGSVAFPQSSVPIAGNNPGWGANPSQPQYIHPSNVCPPMSSGPLGSEAFPQSSVPMAGTDSGCDSDSEWGSDSELDATPSLAEYIKDKIEDNLSPERTINLFHCLIELGDNSLVEEVQRYLNSGNLSAEDLSPAQYSALAFVMLMSDEELDVFDLKKYIRSDNEHCRLLPVVKNSRTALLNSCDLSDENCEVLASALRSNSSPLRKLDLSDNDLQDSGVKLLSAALRDSHCKLEILRLAGCSVKEGGCSSLDSALRSNPSPLRELDLSNNDLQDSGVKLLSAGLGDSHCKLEILRSVLLGIPHCKLEILRLSGCRVTEEGCSSLASALRSNPSHLRELDLSYNHPGDSGVKLLSAVLEDPSCKLEKLNVDHSGECRTRPGLQKYSCQLTLDPNTAHRSLSLSEGNRKVTMGAEWQPYPDHPERFEDCAQVLCRESLTGRCYWEAEWDGGAAHIGVTYKGIGRKGEDDCQLGFNDKSWCLYCDSVSYSVLHNHKWTVIPIKPSGSHRVGVYLDWGAGALSFYRVSSDGLTPLYRFTSSFTELLCPGFWVLFSSVSL; this comes from the exons ATGGCTCACTGTTCCAATGAGGAG GCCCAGACCTCGCTCCCCGACCTCTTGCTCCGTTCTCTGGAGGAGCTCACTGAAGATGACctgaataaaattaaatttcaccTGATTCACCCGGCATATGaaaagtatcagcccattcccAGGGGTCAGCTGGAGAATTTGAACAGAAGCGACATCGCCGACATGATGATACGTTCCTATGGTGAAGACGGTGCTCTCAATGTCATGCTTGGTATCCTGAAGAAGATGAACCAGAATGACCTTGTTCAGAGACTGGGTAACATCCTGCAGAAGT ACACTATCATGTCAGAAAGACCAAAGCCCTCCGGTGCCCagggaagaaaaagaagaagaggagaggaggaaaAACGGGAAAAAGACAGAG ACACTATCATGTCAGAAAGACCAAAGCCCTCCGGTGCCCagggaagaaaaagaagaagaggagaggaggaaaAACGGGAAAAAGACAGAG ACACTATCATGTCAGAAAGACCAAAGCCCTCCGGTGCCCagggaagaaaaagaagaagagaagaggaggaaaaacaggaaaaagacaGAG GGGAGCTCATGCTGCAATATCAGCAGGAAATCAAATGTAACCTGAAGCAGAAAtatgagtgtgtatttgaagggaaagctaaggaaggacagccaacacttctcagtgagatttacacagaactctacataactgaaggtgggactggaggagtcaatgatgaacatgaagtgagacagattgaaacagcatccaggaaaaggcgaacagaagatactacagtcaagtgcaatgatatatttaaacccttatgtgggcgtaagacacctatcagaactgtactcactaaaggggtggcaggtatcgggaaaacagtctctgtgcagaaatttattctcgactgggcggaaggaaaagcaaaccaggacattcacttcatatttgctcttcctttccggaacctgaatttgattaaggatgaatacagtctgactGAACTGCTTCACCGCTTTGTAACAGAACTGAAATcacttgaatccactgagctgtttaagtacaaagtcttgttcatctttgatggttTGGATGAatgtcgccttcctctagattttcagaactGTGAGGGCTGGTGTgatgtaaaaaagaaaatgtcactggatgtgctgttgattaacctcattaagggggatctgcttccatccgctctcctctggataacctcccggccagcagcaaccaatcagatacCCCCTGACTGCATCCACcgggtgacagagatacgagggttcagtgatgcccagaaggaggagtatttcaggaggagattcagtgatcagagcctggccagcaggattatcacacatgtgaaatcatcaaggagcctcttcatcatgtgtcacatacctgtgttctgctggatttcagccactgtccttgagaggctttttagtgagactgacagggcagaaattccaaggactctgactcaaatgtacacacacttcctgatctttcagacaagtttaaaaaaagacaagtatatgaaaaactatgaaaccaagcttaaggaatacagcaaggaattccttttgaaacttggtaaactggcttttgtcaaccttgagaaagggaatctcatattttatgagcaagatctgacagagaatgaCATTGATGTCAGTGAAGCTTCAGTTCACTCTGGAGTGTgtacagaagtctttaaagaggaatatgggttgtatcaggataaggtgtactgctttgtgcatctgagcatccaggagtatcttgctgctttatatgtgtttctgtcaaactcatcagctgacctactggagactgcagtggatcaggcattaaagagcaagaatggacacttggacctctacctccgcttcctcctgggcctctcaacTGACTCCAGTAAGACACTGTTACAAAGGCTACTGGGAGAGACAAGAATCTGCTCACATGCCATTAAGGAAATGGACCAATACATCCATCCGTCCAATGTCTGTCCCCCCATGTCCTCAGGGCCCCTGGGGTCTGAAGCTTTTCCCCAAACCTCCATGctcatggcagggaataacccaggatggggtgccaatctATCACAGCCtcaatacatccatccatccaatgtCTGTACCTCTGTGTCCTATTCAGGGCCCCTGGGGTCTGAAGCTTTTCCCCAAAGCTCCGTGcccatggcagggaataacccaggatggggtgccagtccatcacagcctcaatacatccatccatccaatgtCTGTCGCCCTGTGTCCTCAGGGCCCCTGGGGTCTGTAGCTTTTCCCCAAAGCTCCGTGCCCatagcagggaataacccaggatggggtgccaatccatcacagccTCAATACATCCATCCCTCCAATGTCTGTCCCCCCATGTCCTCAGGGCCACTAGGGTCTGAAGCTTTTCCCCAAAGCTCCGTGCCCATGGCAGGGACAGACTCTGGATGTGATTCTGACTCAGAGTGGGGTTCCGACTCAGAATTGGATGCCACCCCATCACTGGCCGAATACATCAAGGACAAAATAGAGGAtaatttatctccagaaaggaccatcaacctgttccactgtctgattgagttgggtgacaattctctagtagaggaagtacaaagatacctgaattcaggaaacctttcagcagaagacctctcacctgcacagtactcagctctggcctttgtgatgctgatgtcagatgaggagctggatgtgtttgatctgaagaaatacatcagatCAGATAATGAGCACTgcaggctgctgcctgtggtcaagaaCTCCAGGACGGCTCT gctgaacagctgtGATCTCAGCGATGAAAACTGTGAAGTGTTGGCTTCAGCATTAAGATCAAACTCTTCACCCCTGAGaaagctggacctgagtgacaatgaccttcaggattcaggagtgaagctgctctctgctgcattgagggattcacactgtaaactggagatactgag GCTGGCAGGATGTAGTGTCAAAGAAggaggctgttcttccctggattcagctctgaggtcaaacccctcacccctgagagagctggacctgagcaacaatgacctgcaggattcaggagtgaagctgctctctgctggactgggggattcacactgtaaactggagatactgaggtcagtattactgggtattccacactgtaaactggagatactgag gctgtcaggctgtagagtcacagaagaaggctgttcttccctggcttcagctctgaggtcaaacccctcacacctgagagagctggacctgagctacaatcacccaggagactcaggagtgaagctgctctctgctgtactggaggatcccagctgtaaactggagaagctgaa tgtggaccacagtggagagtgcaggaccagaccaggtttacagaaat actcctgccagctgacgctggaccccaacacagcacacagaagcctgtctctgtcagaggggaacaggaaggtgacaatgggggcagagtggcagccatatcctgatcatccagagaggtTTGAGGACTGcgcccaagttctgtgcagagagagtctgactggccgctgttactgggaggctgagtgggatggaGGTGCAGCCCatataggagtgacttataaagggatCGGGAGGAAAGGAGAGGATGACTGTCAGCTTGGattcaatgacaagtcatggtgTCTGTACTGTGATTCGGTCAGTTACTCTGTCCTTCACAATCATAAATGgactgtcatacccataaagccctcaggctcccacagagtaggagtgtatctggactggggggctggtgctctgtccttctacagagtctcctctgatggactgacccccctgtacagattcacctcctcattcactgagctcctctgTCCAGGGTTTTGGGTTCTTTTCtcctcagtgtcactgtga